The DNA window GTGGAGCCCGGCTTATTCATCGTGCCTGCATATTCATTGTCAAGGTTTCACATCGATTCCAAGCAGCGGAGGCCGTGTTGGAAGTCACGTCCTGCAGCACCCCAAATCAGTGCAGATGGGACCAGTTTGATTAATTCCGAGCAGCAGAAGTCGCCACTCGGACCAAGCAAACCCGTCCTTGGTCAAGGATTCTCCTCCTCCCGTTATTATAAAACCATGCACGTAAACGCCTTCTCTCCTCAAGTTAAACATTCAAAAAGTCTCTTATTTCGACTTGCATGACGCTAACAACAAAAAATGGATAATTTCTTACTTTAATGTGTCTATTTCTCATTGAATGTTATGTGCCTCTGACATATTGTACAATCAGAATTTTAACGGTCAGAGTAGCCGTGGTAGATGTTGGGCTGATCACTGAGGCAGCAAAGCAACACAACAACCTTTGAAAGTGCAGCATCGCCCTCTGGTGGTGCAGGAAAGCACAACACGTTCCTCTATTTACCCGAGAGACAGGGCTTCTGGGAGTGGAGGGCTGACGGGACGCTGACAATCAAACGCTGGTCCTCCACGGGAACCTCCGGCGTCCCCGGAGAGCTGAAAGCGGAGAGGCGAATACGCTGCGTTCAATGGTCGCGTCACAAACAGCAGGACAAGCGAAACCGAAAAAAAACTTCGGAAAACATCCGGCCACCTTGCGGCGTCACCTGCGGCGCAACGATATCGGCCCAGCACCAACACCTCATAGGGCTTCTTGTGATCGGAATCCAGTGGAAACACAAACTCTCCGGATGCGGTCAcctgagaggggggaggagggggagggtgaaACATCTGGAATCACAGCGGCACGTCATCTTTTCAGGAGTTTGCGCACCTTGACCCAGAACCACTGGGCCACAACTTCCAGCCCCCAGTGTGGATACAGCTCGTCCCGGACAAAACGCAGGTGGCTCGGCCGGTTCGTGACCCAGGTGACCACTAAGCAGTTCGGGGAGGCCAGTGTCGGTATCGGGAGGCGTTTCAGCTGGGACGAGGGCAAAGAGCTGTACCTTAGTGGagaaaaagagatttaaaatgtgAATCCTCGCTCTGATTCTGGGGTTTCCTGTTTCAGagactttttattaaaaacacacacactcccagttACCTGCGGCTCCTTTTCACAGACTTGTTTTCCCACGGTGGATCCATGACTATTAAGTCAAATCGTCTTCCACCTGTGTGACAAAATAGGCAGAATTGGTGAAAACGAGTACAGAGTCATGCTGGAACTATCGACCGTAATTAATTCAGTGAGGGGTGGTTCAATTTATGCCTCGACCTTTTTTGGAAATCCTCGAGGAAAAGTAACAGAAATCACTAAAACTGGGAGACATTTCTTCAATTTATTCCCCGGTTGGCGGCGGCGTGCACTCACAGCGGACCAGGGGTCGTATCCTCGTGAAGTCGGACAGCAGGAAGGCGGCGTGCGGCGGTATCACATATTCCCCTCCCATCAGTGGGACCACTGCGGCCCACTGGGCCTCGTTCTCCGTCACCCGAGAGAACAGGTCGAGGTGAGACGTGCGGCCGCCTTCGGCGACCAGCGGCTGCGCGCTCTCGTCCCGctggtcgtcgtcgtcgtccgcTGAGGGAAGCTCCTTGGCCATCTCACAGAGGGCGGCGAGGCCGCACTGCGGAGAGGGGAGAGGCTCTTTTGCCGCGTCCGGCGCGCCGGTCAGATGTCCCAGGGACCTGGCGGAAGCCACCAAGGACGTGGTTCCCTCGAGGACAACAGACCTGATCTGTGTTGGGGGAGAATTTTTGATCTCGGATCAGGGATCAGGGAAAACCTgtgacctaaaccactacagggtcGTGTTTCTACATCTGGAACCCATTTGTGCCAtatcttgtttttctctctgcctgtctaatatgaaatatatgtatatatatatatatatatatataaatatatatatatatatatatatatatatatatatatatatatatatatatatataactggaTCCCATTGAGGGAAGGTCAAGGGTGTTCTCCTACGACGTTGGTGTTTCATACTAAAATTCCTTTGTGCAGGGGGGTATTCTGACCAACACAAAGCTCTCTAAAGTGTATTAAAGCTCCTGCTCTCCCCAAGAAGCTTGGTCAGATCTTGCTGCTCCTCTGAGGGAGAAGAACTGTccattttcagctgaattgagtcatttaacttctgtctgtacttagggtttgtgttgatgatttctgtattatgatttttctatattctagttagtaataaatactatCAAATTTCCACCATAATCTGCATCAGAGGACATTGTTATTCATTATTGTTTAGGAGGTCTAAGTTGGCAGGAATTGATTTTGCAGCACAAGTgatgaaaataaagtaaatttaCAGTACAGTCGTTAGAAGAGTCAACTTTATACTTCTACGCACAACTCTTTCTTAAGACGACATTCACCTAGGAGAGAAGTATTTAAACCTACCTTCTCATGGAAGGCCCGTGAATCAATCTCCCCCTGGTTGAGTTCACTGTGTTTTCGTTTCCTTTTCTGAAAGTCAAATTTGATCAAATAATTCATGATTTTCGTTTCATAAACAGcagatatttattcattcattcatttaatgatGTATTCAGCTAATTtccaatataaaaataattgaaatacaAATGCAACCAAAGGTGTCTCGGATTTCCAATATATAACTGGTAAATATGATTTCttaagagaaagacaaaaatgtgTTCCCTAATAAAACGTGTTTTGTTGTCAGTTTTTGCTCAAAGAGAACTGACACCCACTTGTTGTTGCATTACATTAATCTAACACTACTTCACGCTGCACAACTGACAAGTCTTTACCTTCGATGCTTTGTCTGTTTCATGCAACACGCCCGTGTTTCCTTCACCCACATCTGCCCTGGCGCTATGATGAGCCTTTAACATCTGGAAGCATTGCTTTTTGAAACGACCCGTCCAGTGAGACGTTCGGTTGTCTCCTCCCGTTCGGCGGCAGCGAGAATAACCCCGATCGACGAGCGCGTGCGCATCCAAAACCCAGCCCCGCGTGCCGCGAACTACTACGGACATCGTGTGATTACGTAAAAAGATTCCGCTTCTTCCCCTTTGCTGCGTGTAGTTTCGATTCTCCCGAAGTCAACACGCTTACGGTTTCGTTAACGCGGAAGCCGGacgtgtgcgcttgtgtgtgtgtgtgtgtgtgtgtgtttgtccctgACGGGCCACCGTAGAGACGGAAAGAGGGCGGGGTCCTTAAAGGGCCAGACCCGCTTTCCTCACCGCCGCGCGCCGCTGCACGGTCGGGATTTAATGTGCACAATTTGATGAGGAAATAACACCCGCAAAACACGGTTTACTCGGCGGTCGCCATGGCGGATCAAAGAAGAGTCACCGTGTACGACTGTCGCTCCGAAAACAAAGCGCGACCCCAGAGAGAAGTGCTGGAAACAAGCGGCCTGGACTTCAACCGCTTCCTGCGACTTCTGCTGCCGGTAACGTTCAGCGACCCGCAACACCCCGTCAACAGCGCGCACGGAACGATTGGGCGCACGTTCACTTTTCTCATATTTAGCCTTAAATGTGAATATACGGTCTCAATTAGCCCACTTGTCCAAGATACGAACTTCATTGCTTAACCTCAGAATACTTTTAACACCTACTGAAGAAAACTAAAACGCAAAATAaagactaaaagactaacattgtagcacttaaattgtacttataacgccactcatctatagcaaattgtaaattggcttatttgaggaaattgcactttcttgtttcttgttcttctgactttgtaccctatggttgaatgcacttattgtgctttggataaaagcgtcagctaaatgacatgtaatgtaatgtactaaCATTTGAGATAACCCTCCAGTCTCCACccgtatatatgtatgtaaatatgtaaataagtGTTTTCTCTCTAAACTCCTTctataatatctaataactggTCTATAATAACCGCACCGCGGTCTAAGTGTCCACAGAGACAATGTCAGTATGAAGGGATGCAGAAGAAGGCGGGCCTGGGACTCTCAGGGCCTCCGGGCGTTTCCGGGTGGGAAAGGCATCTTTGTAGGCTGCCAGGTGAGGGCGTCACCTGGGGCGAGCTGGCTGGAGAGGGTCCAAAGATGAGCTCCGCCAGGAGGCCGGAGATGGTTTGAGGGACCGGCCTCTGCAGGGTCTTCATCGGGCGTGATGTCAGAGCCGACGGCTGACTTCCCGCTCCAGCAGTGGTGTTCGGGTGATCCACAAGGACACCGCACAGTAATCCAGTTCAGAATAGATACGAAGCCACATACCTACACGGTGGAGAGGCCGAGAGTGGTTTCACTTTTGGTTACAGTTACTAAACCTTTCGAAGTTAATTTGGTTGTCAAAGTGTTTGACTGATCAATATTAGACTGATTGAGCTGCAGCATTGAACTGATTCTTAattttttgacatttcatcACAGAAATTCGCAATCCCGCCACATGAAAAATTTGTGCTGGCCACGACGGACCGAGTAATCCTGGATTTTCACAAATTTGGTGAGTAAATCGAAACGTTGGTTAACAAGTCCGCCGCGTGGATCCGCTGTAACCGGCTCCCGTCACACGTCTGTGCCCGCGTCAGTGTGCACGACAACGAtctaactatttttttttttatcgctcCCCATCGA is part of the Gasterosteus aculeatus chromosome 21, fGasAcu3.hap1.1, whole genome shotgun sequence genome and encodes:
- the mettl4 gene encoding N(6)-adenine-specific methyltransferase METTL4 → MSVVVRGTRGWVLDAHALVDRGYSRCRRTGGDNRTSHWTGRFKKQCFQMLKAHHSARADVGEGNTGVLHETDKASKKRKRKHSELNQGEIDSRAFHEKIRSVVLEGTTSLVASARSLGHLTGAPDAAKEPLPSPQCGLAALCEMAKELPSADDDDDQRDESAQPLVAEGGRTSHLDLFSRVTENEAQWAAVVPLMGGEYVIPPHAAFLLSDFTRIRPLVRCGRRFDLIVMDPPWENKSVKRSRRYSSLPSSQLKRLPIPTLASPNCLVVTWVTNRPSHLRFVRDELYPHWGLEVVAQWFWVKVTASGEFVFPLDSDHKKPYEVLVLGRYRCAAGDAASSPGTPEVPVEDQRLIVSVPSALHSQKPCLSEVLKPHVGGGAECLELFARSLQPGWTSWGNEVLKFQHTSYFTLTPTDDGAEAPGAEAPGAEAVAGPTAPPEDPLPAPGGPMAAKQLTRQ